A part of Lacinutrix sp. 5H-3-7-4 genomic DNA contains:
- a CDS encoding AAA family ATPase, with amino-acid sequence MRLAAIYLDFHDYLFEKAQYVNLGGKYIYEFDKNGESIDVSRRINNDYLEGFFDVTNLDSKLINVNAIVGQNGAGKSSLLDSIRSLFVENPYALPTNNTYLFFETEDDKTLKFVSSIYDVGISTVSFKPIKDDFTIETERSNNLCKTIYYSPHFDFKYNPNFDEVDNFDISFDQILNEDLADLQNKNLDQSGFNFSASEELVFKNSIRQILFSNSDLVKKEKIFKDLFDFPEHGEARLTIRGHKNQKEWNTPEAFRPILKIIKDKLKKELDDWTKVRKFNSPGRVSNQIEVNKYILERIILRDLISVIERQMEKDNTYLSSGVFFYENFVRETNRLNAFDSFLVFVDNCFIKFGKDEIPVFEKETIRDLLLKLYSEIGLVKDLNKVENNVLIIGGEAAIEILKLQNLFLNNIINYYAKYSPKRKDKIIEKRNLIDGFINYMPSNKKLSSGENALLNLFSRLHHFLGTKLSSETRIHDEVDNYVLLLDEADLGFHPVWKRKFVNTIINTIPYFFNNLDRSPNVQIIFTTHDPLTLSDLPNKNIIYLMRDVAQGETEFLKYENLDRPNKSFAANITDLLADSFFVENGLVGDFARIKIIETVKWLNNKDRDENLKSYYFTLISLIDEPLIQRKLSEMFDNIFNSDLELQNLNEQIRIMEERKSKLKRK; translated from the coding sequence ATGAGATTAGCTGCTATATATTTAGATTTTCATGATTATTTGTTTGAAAAAGCGCAGTATGTAAATCTAGGAGGAAAATATATTTATGAATTTGATAAAAATGGAGAATCAATTGATGTATCTAGGCGTATAAATAATGATTATTTAGAAGGTTTTTTTGATGTTACAAATCTTGATTCAAAACTGATTAATGTAAATGCAATTGTAGGTCAAAATGGTGCTGGCAAGTCCTCTCTTTTAGATTCTATTAGAAGCCTTTTTGTTGAAAACCCTTATGCCCTTCCAACAAATAACACATACTTGTTTTTTGAAACAGAAGATGATAAAACATTGAAATTTGTAAGTTCAATATACGACGTAGGAATTTCCACAGTTAGTTTTAAACCAATTAAGGATGATTTTACAATTGAAACAGAAAGATCAAATAATCTATGTAAAACAATATATTATTCACCACATTTCGATTTTAAATATAATCCAAATTTTGATGAAGTAGATAATTTTGATATATCATTTGATCAAATTCTTAATGAAGACTTAGCAGATTTACAAAATAAAAACCTAGACCAATCTGGTTTTAATTTCTCAGCAAGTGAAGAATTGGTATTTAAAAATAGTATAAGACAAATACTTTTTTCTAATTCAGATTTAGTTAAAAAAGAAAAAATTTTTAAAGACTTATTCGATTTTCCAGAACATGGAGAGGCAAGGCTTACCATAAGAGGTCATAAAAATCAAAAAGAGTGGAATACACCAGAAGCTTTTAGGCCAATTTTAAAAATTATTAAAGACAAGCTAAAAAAGGAACTAGATGACTGGACTAAAGTTAGAAAATTTAATAGTCCTGGTCGTGTTTCAAACCAAATAGAAGTTAACAAGTATATTTTAGAAAGAATAATTCTTCGAGATTTAATTTCTGTAATTGAAAGACAAATGGAAAAGGACAATACGTATTTGTCTTCGGGTGTTTTTTTCTATGAAAATTTTGTTAGAGAAACCAATCGGTTAAATGCATTTGATTCATTTCTAGTTTTTGTAGACAACTGTTTTATTAAATTCGGGAAGGATGAAATTCCGGTTTTTGAAAAGGAAACAATTCGAGATTTATTATTGAAACTTTATTCAGAAATTGGATTAGTTAAAGACCTAAATAAGGTAGAAAATAATGTATTAATTATAGGTGGTGAGGCAGCAATAGAAATACTCAAACTTCAAAATCTTTTTTTAAATAATATAATTAATTATTATGCAAAATATAGTCCAAAAAGAAAGGATAAGATAATAGAGAAAAGAAATTTAATAGATGGTTTTATAAACTATATGCCATCAAATAAAAAATTAAGTTCTGGTGAAAATGCATTGTTAAACCTTTTTTCAAGACTACACCATTTCTTAGGTACTAAATTATCATCTGAAACCCGCATCCATGATGAAGTAGATAATTATGTCTTGTTATTAGATGAAGCTGATTTAGGTTTTCATCCTGTTTGGAAAAGAAAGTTTGTTAATACAATAATTAATACAATTCCCTATTTTTTTAATAACCTTGATAGAAGCCCAAATGTTCAAATAATTTTCACTACCCATGATCCTCTTACTTTATCTGACTTACCAAATAAAAATATAATTTATTTAATGAGAGATGTAGCTCAAGGTGAAACAGAATTTTTGAAATATGAGAATTTAGATAGACCAAATAAATCCTTTGCAGCTAATATTACAGATTTACTAGCAGATTCTTTTTTTGTGGAAAATGGGTTGGTTGGTGATTTTGCTCGTATTAAGATTATTGAAACAGTAAAATGGTTGAATAATAAAGACAGAGATGAAAACCTAAAAAGTTACTATTTTACTTTAATTAGTCTTATTGATGAACCACTTATTCAGAGAAAATTATCAGAAATGTTTGATAATATATTTAATTCTGATTTGGAGTTACAGAATTTAAATGAGCAAATAAGGATAATGGAGGAGCGAAAATCTAAATTAAAAAGAAAATGA
- a CDS encoding MotA/TolQ/ExbB proton channel family protein produces MHEIGIFEIENNTLIFICKKLPWYILIAWFLYATLVVIFSNRLKKISNYYLIESIPSMFVTLGLLGTFLGISYGLINFNTDPGAIKDSIKDLLEGLKTAFYTSIFGITFSLIFKMIINYKLNSGSVAHPDDLKEQDLYSSMNNNLIAIREQTKSSLISLNDIKDNKLKNISEGTEGLALKLDQFFNDMATQSAGAIQEALMEIIEDFNGTFKNFIGELVEKNFDKLTQSIDQLITWQSDYKEDITKIKEAYERLAINHKDFVGNTEDWVSKLDKIAGSSSQLQLIINDFQSAFDDESRFSDVITKINESVINLHNTSEVVNKHTNQLNDTTVALTVTKDEITKWLNKEESVQAMVTALGDSLKELRQFDITQIESLDKAFIKRLENTFKGLDDIMGAQLRLIINKSK; encoded by the coding sequence ATGCACGAAATAGGAATATTTGAAATAGAAAATAATACTTTAATATTTATTTGTAAGAAATTACCTTGGTATATATTAATAGCTTGGTTTTTATACGCTACACTAGTAGTGATATTTTCAAATAGGTTAAAAAAAATTAGTAACTATTATCTTATCGAGAGCATACCATCTATGTTCGTTACTTTAGGTTTATTAGGTACATTTTTAGGTATAAGTTATGGCCTAATAAATTTTAATACAGATCCTGGTGCTATTAAGGATAGTATAAAAGATTTATTAGAAGGTTTAAAAACAGCTTTTTATACTTCGATATTTGGTATTACATTTTCTCTAATTTTTAAAATGATAATAAATTATAAACTTAATTCGGGTAGTGTTGCGCATCCTGATGATTTGAAAGAACAGGATTTATACTCAAGTATGAACAATAATTTAATTGCTATCAGAGAGCAAACAAAAAGCTCCTTAATTTCTCTAAATGACATAAAAGACAATAAGCTTAAAAATATATCTGAAGGCACTGAAGGATTAGCTCTCAAATTAGATCAATTTTTTAATGATATGGCCACACAAAGTGCAGGAGCAATACAAGAAGCTTTAATGGAAATAATTGAAGATTTTAACGGTACATTTAAAAATTTTATTGGCGAATTAGTAGAGAAAAACTTCGATAAACTTACGCAGTCAATAGATCAATTAATTACTTGGCAATCTGACTATAAAGAAGACATTACAAAAATTAAAGAAGCTTATGAGAGATTAGCTATTAACCATAAAGATTTTGTTGGTAATACAGAAGATTGGGTTTCAAAGCTTGATAAAATTGCAGGCAGCAGTAGTCAATTGCAATTAATTATAAATGATTTTCAATCTGCTTTTGATGATGAGTCTCGTTTTAGTGATGTAATTACTAAAATTAATGAATCTGTAATTAATTTACACAATACAAGTGAAGTTGTTAATAAACATACAAATCAATTAAATGATACAACTGTGGCTTTAACAGTTACAAAAGATGAAATAACAAAGTGGCTAAACAAAGAGGAAAGTGTACAAGCTATGGTTACTGCATTAGGCGATAGTTTAAAAGAGTTAAGACAATTTGATATTACCCAAATAGAAAGTTTGGACAAAGCTTTTATTAAAAGATTAGAAAACACATTCAAAGGATTGGATGATATAATGGGAGCTCAACTAAGGCTAATTATTAACAAGAGTAAATAA
- a CDS encoding OmpA family protein, translating to MSRRGTQESYWISFSDIMTGLMVIFMFIALNYIIQIIEYKFVEQDIYNSLELNLKQEIENEVIELSPDGTVKFNLQTKDKELFPSDRYTMTYEFEKTLNEFTPKYLKIITASNYLNNISEVRIEGHTDTIPPRRSRNRDSYDYNLELSSNRARSVLNYIRNHESYLNYPDSIKTRLDFLFTANGLSYSRALNSGKEVSYLSSDKSVDNDLSRRVEFKIVTSNEELAEKIINKKE from the coding sequence ATGTCAAGAAGAGGAACACAAGAGTCATATTGGATTTCATTTTCGGATATTATGACAGGCTTAATGGTCATTTTTATGTTTATTGCATTAAACTATATAATCCAGATTATTGAATATAAATTTGTAGAACAAGATATTTATAACTCTCTAGAACTTAACCTTAAACAAGAGATTGAAAATGAGGTTATAGAGTTGTCTCCAGATGGTACAGTAAAATTTAATTTGCAAACTAAAGATAAGGAGCTTTTTCCATCAGATCGATATACAATGACTTATGAGTTTGAAAAAACTTTAAACGAGTTTACTCCTAAATATCTTAAAATTATTACTGCTTCAAATTATCTAAATAATATTTCAGAAGTTAGAATAGAAGGTCATACAGATACAATTCCTCCAAGAAGAAGTAGAAATAGGGATAGTTATGATTATAACCTAGAACTATCTTCAAATAGAGCAAGATCAGTGTTAAATTATATAAGAAATCATGAATCTTATTTAAATTATCCAGATAGTATTAAAACTAGATTGGATTTTTTATTTACAGCTAATGGGTTGTCATACTCTAGGGCATTGAACAGTGGTAAGGAAGTGTCTTATTTATCATCAGACAAATCTGTGGATAATGATTTGTCTAGACGAGTAGAATTCAAAATTGTAACTTCAAATGAAGAGTTAGCTGAAAAAATTATAAATAAAAAGGAGTAG
- a CDS encoding HNH endonuclease, translating into MIYNFLKGTTANKIKEITKSEIERTSQYFIEPIENINYSKIEYTDKRFFFTKGEDTFLMFAYKSTYRTLHYNSLPKYHVCQCKTREEYAGFTYASAMPVEIYCRDQNQTLDKFQYLELCSNCATASQNAFYGFLAKGKPWYDYVIQYANSKNEIATKTKQNGYVIMWKQISQAIRERVDFCCENCHINLVQESFFLEVHHKDYNKKNNSDNNLIALCVLCHATVDDKHLRNFKSVPLKVETFIDSYLSYIDNHNKQRLLIWQQK; encoded by the coding sequence ATGATTTATAATTTTTTAAAAGGCACAACGGCAAATAAAATAAAGGAAATTACTAAATCTGAAATAGAAAGAACTAGTCAGTATTTTATTGAACCAATTGAAAATATAAATTACAGTAAAATAGAATATACCGATAAACGTTTTTTCTTTACCAAAGGAGAAGATACGTTTTTAATGTTTGCATATAAAAGTACTTATCGAACGCTACATTACAACAGTTTGCCTAAATATCATGTTTGTCAATGTAAAACACGAGAAGAATATGCCGGTTTTACTTATGCATCAGCAATGCCAGTTGAAATTTATTGCCGAGATCAAAATCAAACTCTAGACAAATTTCAATATCTAGAGCTGTGCTCTAATTGCGCTACTGCCAGTCAGAATGCTTTTTATGGTTTTTTAGCAAAAGGAAAACCTTGGTATGATTATGTAATCCAATACGCTAACTCTAAAAATGAAATAGCGACCAAGACAAAACAAAATGGCTATGTTATAATGTGGAAGCAAATATCTCAAGCCATTAGAGAGCGTGTAGATTTTTGTTGTGAAAATTGTCACATCAATCTTGTTCAGGAAAGTTTTTTTTTAGAGGTTCACCATAAGGATTATAATAAAAAAAATAATTCCGATAACAACTTAATTGCGCTTTGTGTACTTTGTCATGCTACGGTTGATGATAAACATTTAAGAAACTTTAAATCAGTACCATTAAAAGTAGAGACTTTTATAGATTCCTATCTATCTTATATAGATAATCATAACAAGCAACGTTTATTAATTTGGCAACAAAAATGA
- a CDS encoding P-loop NTPase fold protein has translation MSTSSIIDIPKKAGDKDQLGIDAYKNGLTNFIDSAQTPLTIAIQGEWGSGKTSLMNAIRHDLCESNSKFHGIWINTWEYSLLTDEYTTMTNIIQGIIASVISELSKDKNQNLEALKSKAVNFFKAATRGATKFGANALTAGVAGDATDAFFESTEKQSSLHDLHAELQEQINISVEKSNGIKGFLFFIDDLDRINPPVAVQILELLKNIFDLENCIFLLAIDYEVVVKGLEPKFGKKTTENEREFRSFFEKIIQLPFTMPIGQYRVNDLIIDNLTKLQYFNTGELTPEISDVIVDISNLTVGSNPRAIKRLLNSLSLVRSIMLAVENESKPTAFEQLINIGVFSIQIAYPLLFRVLERYPDFTAWNDEVIETFKLKAIDADLKDKLSKNEYFDEEWEQVLYQLCQRENFLSNRAMQISRLFNTLKIRIECNASNETNDSQDVTLLDVMTNAIQIASVTSYDTNSEEQKVKEIHKSGFLKGLRDRIYLKLINQAKAKNIEILYEQKAVRSNLTFLIKKGVHKYRFDISIGSGSKEYTLLARYECWYYVKAIHNDFNRNLEEPDAKAIKAKDRFDQMIIKMEHLSNKLPDNYKINHRVLTNDKHNTVAAAIAVTTPNAWAFIKDEDSLQMFLDNLINLLEVVEDIKIVGI, from the coding sequence ATGAGCACATCTAGTATAATAGATATTCCTAAAAAAGCAGGAGATAAAGATCAATTAGGTATAGATGCCTATAAAAATGGCTTAACTAATTTTATAGATTCTGCGCAAACACCTTTAACTATTGCTATTCAGGGAGAATGGGGATCTGGTAAAACATCCCTTATGAATGCTATTAGACATGATTTGTGCGAGAGTAACAGTAAGTTTCATGGCATTTGGATTAACACTTGGGAATACTCACTGCTTACAGATGAGTACACCACTATGACCAATATTATTCAAGGTATAATAGCTTCAGTAATAAGTGAATTGTCTAAAGATAAAAATCAAAATTTAGAAGCTCTTAAAAGCAAAGCTGTTAACTTTTTTAAAGCTGCAACACGTGGTGCAACAAAATTTGGAGCCAACGCATTAACAGCAGGTGTAGCGGGCGATGCAACAGATGCTTTTTTTGAATCTACAGAAAAACAATCTTCTTTACACGATTTACATGCAGAATTACAGGAGCAAATTAATATTAGTGTAGAAAAAAGCAATGGGATTAAGGGTTTCTTGTTTTTTATTGACGATTTAGATCGTATAAATCCGCCAGTAGCAGTTCAAATACTAGAGTTGCTAAAAAATATCTTTGATTTAGAAAATTGTATTTTTTTACTAGCAATAGATTACGAAGTAGTAGTAAAAGGATTAGAGCCAAAATTTGGTAAAAAAACAACCGAAAATGAACGTGAGTTCCGTTCATTTTTCGAGAAAATTATTCAATTACCTTTTACTATGCCAATTGGGCAATATCGGGTTAACGACTTAATAATAGATAATCTAACAAAGTTACAATACTTTAATACTGGTGAATTAACACCCGAAATATCAGATGTTATTGTAGATATAAGTAATCTTACAGTTGGTTCTAATCCAAGAGCTATTAAGCGCTTGTTAAACAGTTTGTCTTTAGTAAGAAGTATTATGCTTGCAGTAGAGAACGAAAGTAAACCTACAGCTTTTGAACAGCTTATAAATATTGGTGTGTTTAGTATTCAAATAGCCTATCCATTACTATTTAGAGTTTTAGAACGCTATCCAGATTTTACCGCTTGGAATGATGAGGTTATAGAAACCTTTAAACTAAAAGCTATAGATGCAGACTTAAAAGACAAATTGTCTAAAAACGAATATTTTGATGAAGAATGGGAGCAAGTATTGTATCAATTATGCCAACGAGAGAACTTTTTAAGTAATCGTGCTATGCAAATTTCTAGGTTGTTTAATACTTTGAAAATAAGAATAGAATGTAATGCAAGCAATGAGACTAATGATTCACAGGATGTAACGTTATTAGACGTGATGACAAATGCTATACAAATAGCATCTGTAACAAGTTATGATACTAATAGTGAAGAGCAAAAAGTTAAAGAAATACATAAGTCAGGCTTTTTAAAAGGTTTAAGAGATCGCATATATTTAAAATTAATAAATCAAGCTAAGGCTAAGAATATTGAAATTCTTTATGAGCAAAAGGCTGTGAGATCTAATCTTACTTTTTTAATTAAAAAGGGAGTACATAAATACCGGTTTGATATAAGTATTGGTAGCGGATCAAAGGAATACACTTTATTAGCACGTTATGAATGCTGGTATTATGTTAAAGCAATACACAATGACTTTAATCGTAATTTAGAAGAGCCTGATGCAAAAGCTATAAAAGCTAAAGATAGGTTTGACCAAATGATTATAAAAATGGAACACTTGTCAAATAAGCTACCAGATAATTATAAAATAAATCATAGAGTGCTAACTAACGACAAGCATAATACAGTCGCAGCTGCAATAGCTGTAACTACTCCAAATGCTTGGGCTTTTATTAAAGATGAAGATAGTCTTCAAATGTTTCTAGATAATTTAATTAATCTTTTAGAAGTTGTGGAGGATATTAAAATTGTTGGTATCTAA
- a CDS encoding PD-(D/E)XK nuclease family protein, translating into MNIFKILANGHGSINENNISAFLGYLLDPKADHSLGYTFLEKFLEPVISKDENFNIYKYDYKVFFEQGKEQRVDIVIVCYTDENYSGKNSQMINFLTAKKSIHKVFLIENKITLTSRTVDQLEKQIKSTTSELSKLKDFEIDNVDIYSIYTTPEDDKFDLEFKNLTTNNNKTHIYWDNKDDEKSNTTIRSILERLLKDENNAKIETINTYTKDTIKSFIQFIDNGFKSEIAEEEVMKENLTIPVELVPSNADDFKTAFLKKGVATERYHYDDGRIEEKLWKVTKFNEDSNLMRNIYSKNISRKGKWIDLGITKLEIVVY; encoded by the coding sequence ATGAACATATTTAAAATTCTTGCAAACGGCCACGGCTCAATTAATGAAAATAACATATCTGCCTTTTTAGGTTACTTGTTAGATCCTAAGGCAGATCATTCTTTAGGTTATACTTTTTTAGAGAAATTTTTAGAACCTGTAATTTCAAAAGATGAAAACTTTAATATCTATAAGTATGATTATAAAGTGTTTTTTGAACAAGGAAAAGAGCAAAGAGTGGATATAGTAATTGTATGTTATACAGATGAAAACTATAGTGGTAAAAATTCGCAAATGATAAATTTTTTAACGGCAAAAAAATCTATCCATAAAGTATTTTTAATCGAAAATAAAATCACGCTTACCTCGAGAACTGTAGATCAGCTAGAAAAACAAATTAAATCAACAACATCTGAATTATCAAAACTCAAGGATTTTGAAATAGATAATGTTGATATTTATTCTATATATACTACACCAGAAGATGATAAATTTGATTTAGAGTTTAAAAATTTGACTACTAATAACAATAAAACTCATATATACTGGGATAATAAAGATGACGAAAAATCGAATACTACAATTAGAAGTATTTTAGAAAGATTGCTTAAAGATGAAAATAACGCGAAAATAGAAACAATCAATACATACACTAAAGATACAATCAAATCATTTATTCAATTTATCGACAATGGATTTAAATCAGAAATTGCCGAGGAAGAAGTAATGAAAGAAAATTTAACTATCCCTGTTGAGTTAGTGCCTTCAAATGCAGATGATTTTAAGACAGCATTTTTAAAAAAAGGAGTAGCTACGGAGCGTTACCATTATGATGATGGTAGAATAGAAGAAAAATTATGGAAGGTTACTAAATTTAATGAAGATTCTAATTTGATGAGAAATATTTACAGTAAAAATATTAGTAGAAAAGGAAAATGGATTGATTTAGGTATTACAAAGCTTGAAATTGTAGTGTATTAA
- a CDS encoding YafY family protein, with translation MSVQGKIKRYSLIIEKIKNGKNTSFEAIKSFLFDNGFEHTKRTIQRDFDNLRNEFGVEILYNSSKNNYFIDYENSPNFESFIRFLELVNTADLLKESFKSKSKSLEHIVFDNSEGLQGIQYLELFLTAIKQHREISFTHYNFQKNTTTKRLLKPYLLKEYANRWYIVGEQEGIKEFRNFGIDRVSNVQLTENTFVPNTEVDINYLYNDVIGMVYSEDTKQRVVLSFTPEQGQYIKTLPLHHSQQIIIDSDVELQISLDVIPNRSLVERILMYGNSVKVIEPNTLVDKVKEILELALSKY, from the coding sequence ATGTCTGTACAGGGTAAAATAAAACGTTATTCTTTAATCATTGAAAAGATTAAAAATGGTAAAAACACTTCTTTTGAAGCTATAAAAAGTTTTTTGTTTGATAATGGATTTGAGCATACTAAACGGACTATCCAACGTGATTTTGATAATTTAAGAAATGAATTTGGTGTTGAAATTCTTTACAACAGTTCTAAAAACAATTATTTTATAGATTATGAAAATAGCCCAAATTTTGAAAGCTTTATTCGCTTTTTAGAATTGGTAAACACAGCAGATTTACTTAAAGAAAGTTTTAAAAGTAAAAGTAAATCTTTAGAGCATATTGTTTTCGATAATAGCGAAGGCCTTCAAGGAATACAATATTTAGAGTTGTTTTTAACAGCAATAAAACAACACAGAGAAATTAGTTTTACACATTATAATTTTCAGAAAAATACAACTACTAAACGATTATTAAAACCATACTTATTAAAAGAATATGCTAATCGTTGGTATATTGTTGGAGAACAAGAAGGAATAAAGGAATTTAGGAATTTTGGAATTGATAGAGTGTCTAATGTACAATTAACAGAAAATACGTTTGTTCCAAATACAGAAGTAGATATTAATTATTTGTATAATGATGTTATTGGTATGGTCTATTCTGAAGATACTAAACAGAGAGTTGTTTTATCTTTTACGCCAGAACAAGGACAGTATATAAAAACATTACCATTACATCATTCTCAACAAATAATTATAGACTCAGATGTTGAGTTACAAATTTCATTAGATGTAATTCCAAATCGATCACTCGTGGAAAGAATTTTAATGTATGGCAATTCGGTCAAAGTAATCGAGCCAAATACTTTAGTTGATAAAGTAAAAGAAATCTTGGAACTTGCACTTTCAAAATATTAA
- a CDS encoding LytTR family DNA-binding domain-containing protein, whose translation MIRYILVDDNQNVLNNVKNDIDKLPKAYDLHHVKSYSNSKTAFQEINEDDFDLLIVDFEMPVYNGIELAQKIAGNKKIIFLTSTSNNEKLVINTLDISGYLSKPFELEEFEDVLKHKVIGKINVSSNLANKDLITLHIGANRDVRFKPEQVYYISTSSFNNVDPVGKNCVNIYGRNDELLYKNVRKTIQNLSKELKNFEFEKISKNTIVNLEHIKERDNTNISLFDTKETFEITSKEKSGFIARLRANFKF comes from the coding sequence ATGATACGTTATATACTTGTAGACGATAACCAAAATGTTTTAAACAACGTTAAAAATGATATTGATAAATTACCAAAAGCGTACGATTTACACCACGTAAAAAGCTATTCTAATTCTAAAACAGCCTTTCAAGAAATTAATGAAGATGATTTCGACTTATTAATTGTTGATTTTGAAATGCCTGTTTATAATGGTATTGAATTAGCACAAAAAATTGCTGGTAATAAAAAAATTATTTTTTTAACCTCAACATCAAATAATGAAAAATTAGTTATTAATACTCTTGATATTTCAGGATATTTAAGTAAACCTTTTGAATTAGAAGAATTTGAAGACGTTTTAAAGCATAAGGTAATTGGTAAAATAAATGTCTCATCCAATTTAGCTAATAAAGATTTAATTACTTTACATATTGGAGCAAATAGAGATGTAAGGTTTAAACCTGAACAGGTTTACTATATTAGTACATCAAGTTTCAACAATGTAGATCCAGTAGGAAAGAACTGTGTTAATATCTATGGTAGGAATGATGAATTATTATATAAAAATGTAAGAAAAACTATTCAAAACCTCTCTAAAGAATTAAAAAATTTCGAGTTTGAAAAAATTAGTAAGAACACAATAGTTAATTTAGAACATATAAAAGAAAGAGATAACACAAATATTTCTCTATTTGATACTAAAGAAACATTTGAAATTACCTCTAAAGAGAAATCTGGTTTTATAGCTAGGTTAAGAGCTAATTTTAAATTTTAA